The proteins below come from a single Takifugu rubripes chromosome 10, fTakRub1.2, whole genome shotgun sequence genomic window:
- the aoc1 gene encoding diamine oxidase [copper-containing], whose translation MKLPFLLQLVFLASCSASKWRNWARHGAPMFADLTAHEVKAVRAYLHGIPEMNLADVHTKTMKKNTILLIELELPKKKEALKTLDRGKARPPRQARVVIQFANQASPNLTEYSVGPLPNPTSHKPHTFKKGRLINFDSRPVTYLEYHFLFQLIQRETAKAHQMLLETTGGYSFINCSDHCLTFSDVGPRGLRPGERRTWIILQKDVEGYFLHPTGFEILINHQDLDPEMWTVEKVWYNNVYFDSVAELVVKYGSGAVEKIKATQATENNIYSTYIPRGHFDTPSNIHGPKLVEPQGPRYRTDQNFVEYAGWSFAYRVRSLSGIQVFDLRYNGERIAYEISLQEAIAIYAGDTPAAMQTKYIDSGWAMGVSTHELAPGIDCPEIATFIDLYHYYDTDKPKRYRNALCIFEMTTAIPLRRHFNSNFKGGYNFYGGLDNTVLVLRTTSTVYNYDYIWDFLFYQNGVMEVKMSATGYIHSTFFTSNGLQYGTKVYENGLGNLHTHLIHYKVDLDIAGQKNSFETVDVKFVNFTNPWSPADYIVQSKLHRTEHKTERSAAFHFGRKLPRHVLFNNPSKRNKWGHQRSYRIQYNSHANIVLPKRCKEENGISWSRYPLAVSLHKDNEATSSSLYAQGNPWEPLVSFEDFIRDNESIVNQDLVAWVTVGFLHVPHAEDIPNTATPGNSVGFFLRPFNFFDEDPSVASRSTVIVRQDKDGTPRVQRWTPEVVGHCVTSKPFSYDGRYGDV comes from the exons ATGAAACTGCCTTTTTTACTGCAGCTAGTCTTCTTGGCTAGTTGCAGTGCTTCCAAATGGAGGAACTGGGCCCGTCACGGAGCACCCATGTTTGCAGACCTCACAGCTCACGAGGTGAAAGCTGTCCGAGCGTACCTGCATGGCATTCCAGAGATGAATCTTGCTGATGTGCATACCAAGACAATGAAGAAGAACACCATCCTACTGATCGAGTTAGAGTTGccaaagaagaaagaagctctGAAAACTCTTGATCGTGGAAAGGCGAGACCTCCTCGTCAGGCTCGTGTGGTCATCCAGTTTGCAAACCAGGCCAGTCCCAACCTGACGGAATACAGTGTGGGCCCTCTACCAAACCCCACTTCCCATAAACctcacacatttaaaaagggcAGACTAATTAACTTTGACTCCAGACCCGTTACCTATTTAGAATATCACTTTCTTTTCCAATTAATTCAACGTGAGACTGCGAAGGCTCATCAGATGCTGCTAGAGACCACGGGAGGGTATTCCTTCATAAATTGCTCAGATCACTGCTTAACATTCTCTGATGTAGGTCCTCGTGGTCTACGTCCTGGAGAAAGAAGGACCTGGATAATCTTGCAGAAAGATGTGGAGGGTTACTTCCTCCACCCAACTGGGTTTGAAATACTGATAAATCACCAGGATCTGGATCCAGAAATGTGGACAGTGGAGAAGGTCTGGTACAACAACGTGTACTTTGACAGTGTTGCCGAGCTGGTAGTGAAGTATGGTTCAGGTGCTGTGGAGAAGATCAAAGCAACCCAAGCCACTGAGAACAACATCTACTCCACCTATATCCCCCGAGGTCACTTCGACACGCCGTCGAATATCCATGGGCCAAAGCTTGTGGAACCTCAGGGGCCTCGCTATCGCACTGACCAAAACTTTGTGGAGTATGCTGGATGGTCCTTCGCCTACAGAGTCCGCTCATTAAGTGGAATTCAAGTTTTTGACCTCCGCTACAACGGAGAAAGGATTGCTTATGAGATCAGCCTTCAGGAGGCTATTGCCATTTATGCTGGTGATACTCCTGCTGCCATGCAGACTAAGTACATCGATTCCGGCTGGGCGATGGGAGTCTCAACTCATGAGCTGGCACCAGGAATCGATTGCCCAGAGATCGCCACCTTTATCGATCTTTACCACTACTATGACACGGATAAACCTAAACGCTACAGAAATGCGCTCTGTATTTTTGAGATGACCACAGCCATCCCTCTGAGGAGGCATTTCAACTCCAACTTTAAGGGAGGATACAACTTCTATGGAGGTCTGGACAACACCGTGCTGGTGCTGCGGACAACCTCAACGGTTTACAACTACGACTACATCTGGGACTTCCTTTTCTACCAGAATGGAGTCATGGAAGTAAAGATGAGCGCCACTGGATACATTCACTCCACTTTTTTTACAAGCAACGGTCTTCAGTATGGTACAAAGGTTTATGAAAATGGTCTAGgaaacctgcacacacacctgatccATTACAAAGTGGACCTGGATATCGCTG GACAAAAGAACAGCTTTGAGACGGTGGATGTGAAGTTCGTCAACTTCACCAATCCATGGAGCCCAGCGGATTACATTGTCCAGTCAAAGCTTCACAGAACCGAACATAAGACGGAGCGATCTGCTGCCTTCCACTTTGGCAGGAAGTTGCCACGCCATGTGCTCTTTAACAACCCcagcaaaagaaacaaatggGGGCATCAGAGAAGCTACCGCATCCAGTACAACTCACATGCTAACATTGTCCTGCCAAAGCGCTGCAAAGAGGAAAACGGCATCAGTTGGTCACG ATATCCTCTGGCCGTGAGCCTCCACAAGGACAACGaagccaccagcagcagcctctaTGCTCAGGGGAACCCCTGGGAGCCGCTCGTCTCCTTTGAGGACTTCATCCGTGACAATGAGAGCATCGTCAACCAG GACCTGGTGGCCTGGGTGACTGTGGGCTTCCTGCACGTGCCTCACGCTGAAGACATCCCCAACACAGCAACGCCTGGAAACTCCGTGGGCTTCTTCTTAAGACCTTTTAACTTTTTCGATGAAGACCCATCCGTGGCTTCCAGAAGCACGGTGATTGTGCGGCAGGACAAAGACGGCACGCCCAGAGTCCAGAGGTGGACGCCTGAGGTCGTAGGTCACTGTGTGACATCCAAACCTTTTTCCTATGATGGCAGATATGGAGATGTGTAG